In the Xiphias gladius isolate SHS-SW01 ecotype Sanya breed wild chromosome 7, ASM1685928v1, whole genome shotgun sequence genome, TTGTCACACACCATTGTCCTCTAATGCCCTGCATGCATGTTAGAGCAAAGAATGTGTATGAgaatatgcagacacacacacacacacacacacacacacacacacacacacacacacacacttttagcACACAGAGCAGCTCCAGCATCTCTTTGTTCCCTTGTCCTTGTGTGAGAGAAGCACTTTCATaagctctgctgcagcagctagCTAGTAGCATGTTTGACCTTCAGGCTCCTCCGAGTGGCTGTTCAGAGGTACTGCACACAAGAGAGCAGAGCCCAGTTAACAGAAGACATGAAAGCAGTGTGTCTGAACCAGATATCTTCACCGTACGACAGTAGACCTCATACTTTTGAACCTTTTGATGTAGTGCCAGTTTAATAGTGGCTACACTTAAATCCTGTTTGAATGGTGTCTTTCTGTGCCACTGAGGTTGGTATGCTTCTTTACAgtctataaaaacaaatatgtgcaTTGACTACTTACACAAGgcaaagatgtttttttcaaagcccTTTCTTTAGACTGACTAAATGAGGCATTTTAAGACTCAGAAACCCTTGGCTGTATTGTTCTGAGACTCCCATCAAAAGGCAGCACCAGTCCCCCATCTGGTGGATTTTGTAGgaaatgcaaataataaaaaaagttgaCAGCTGAAGGCTGAAATATTCTGTTTATAGGCAGGTATTTTCACATATTAGCGCTAAATTGGTGTGACTGTGTTTTACTAATTTGGTTGCCACTGCTCCATAGCCAACCCTTATATTGTGTACAGTTCATTCATCTAAGAGTGGAAATATTCATAAAACGCACAGTATTGCTGGCTCACATCCTTTCTTGTAGATCTACAAACAAAAGCGTTTCAGCGTCGTAaagctaattttcttttttggtttttctgcctgcaactttaatgttttagtTCAGTCTCACCACGCATTAAGAAGCtgtttttggtgaaaaatgCTCAACAGACCTTGTGccctacctgcccagcaccaaacggcagatACACAAAGTTAGTGACAAAGGTggtagtggagcatttagcagcaaatGAGCTAAATATTTCCCTCACAAGTTGGTGGAGAATACGACAGTTGAATTAATATTGTACTTAAAACTAATTTTGCTCCATTactactggatgtgtaaataaggaactgtttgccaacaaatTTCCCATATCAACCTAACCGGTGATATTATCATGTCGGTGTTGTGTGTACAGCTTGTTGCATGGTCCCTCatgtgaccaaaaaaatcaTATACTGCATATTTAAGAAAACCAAATCTCTTCAGTGAATGAATAGTGTTTTTCTCCAGTCTAATTTATTGCTAAttcctccttcttttctcccctTCTATTTTCGCTGGACTCTGTTCAGGATATACTCCAGCGGGCACCCCATACAAAGTGCCACCCACTCAGTCAAATGGAGCCCCCCCTCCATACACCCCGACCCCCACCCCATACCCAACAGCTATGTACCCCATTCGCAGTGCCTACCCTCAGCAGAATATATACGCACAGGTAAGGATACTGGCAGCATTCACTTGGAGTGACTCTTGTTACTCTGCTACTGAAAAAAAGTTGATCAGGTATATCATTTTGCACCTGTTCTGTTGCTAGCAccagtacatttactcatttttcAATGTTATTTTAGTGTATGTTAAATACAGTTAGTTGAGGCAGTTTCACCGATGTGACACCAATTGGCCTGTCGTCTTTTCAATTGTCTCAAAATGagaattattttgaatttcagctttaaacacATATCAGTGAACTAGGGAAAAAATTGAACAtctagttgtttttttttttttctttgtgtcagaCAGCTTCTGTTCTGCAGAATTTCTTCACATTTAATTTCTACTGGCCACAGGGACACAGCTTTGATTCAGATCttgattcatatttttccatatttaaatCAAGAATTAAGAAATCTTTGAATGTAAGTGATgggtttcattttgtttgttgcaaTGTTTATATGATTTATACCAAAGAATCAGTTTGGTTAACAGTCTGAATAAGCTCCAGAAATCGAACTCCCAAGTTATATCAGTTGCTGAAAGTTAACACAAGTTAACACATCTTGTTTACATTTCCCGAGAAATACCCTGAAGATGGGCAAATTTGACGACAGattaaaaagcagcagctttGTTTGAGATCCAGTTACACTCCAGAAGACAACAACGGAGccataattttgttattttgtaatCTGGTGTTGTACTACTTTGTAATGGTTAAATGGACATTTGAAAATGCCAGAAAGGCAACATGCCCATCTCCAAAGTAGTGTtgatctgctgtgttttctgtctatttGTTCCTACAGTGGAGGATGACCATGAGTAGTCAAAGCTTCTTcagaaaaatctgtcaaataaaatgaaataacatttaaattttataataaGCGTTATATATCATACAAACACACCCTCAGCTTCACCAGCCCTTTCCCTGTGTTCACCCTGACAGGGAGCGTACTATACCCAGCCAGTGTATGCGGCTCAGCCACATGTGATCCATCACACCACTGTGGTGCAGCCCAACAGCATCCCCTCCACAGCCCTCTACCCAGCCCCCGTCCCTGTACCTGCTCCTCGCAACAACGGCATGGCTGCCATGGGGATGGTAGCTGGGACAACCATGGCTATGAGCGCAGGTAGAGCCATGACCAAGGACTccaattatttgtttatttccgTTTTCAGACTTGACATGTTGGATTAAGGCAGCGGCATCCTGGCTGCTGAGAAGAAATTTTATGAGTCGAAGTCAGTTATTTATGTTTGATATTTACtcattgaatgtgtgtgtaagtgttgtGTGCTTGCATATGTCATAGACATTTGTGCGATTTGCAGCGTCTGGTCAGAATATCACAAAACTACATGATatgaattagagctgaaatgataaaaaatgaactgatcagtttttgtttgtgtttgttttggttttttttaaacaaaaatttttggattttggactgttagtcggacaaaaaagacattttaagctGTCCTAATTGGCTCTGGTAACCTGTAATGAGCAGCATTTTGCTATTAGTTAACTTTTTGTACACCAAGAGATTGATgcgaaaataatcattagttgtaacCCTAGTAGAAAAGGATTTCTTATGTTAATTCAGCTATTTAGTCAGCTTCCTTTAGGGTTAATTTTATGTGTACAAGGTAGGtaattaagtgttttgttttatttagggCTGAAGTAAATTGACACAGCTgctaaataa is a window encoding:
- the fam168a gene encoding protein FAM168A isoform X1, which translates into the protein MYQPDTHKSKNRLSSAMNPVYSPVQPGTPYGNPKNMAFTGYPGGYPATAPTYTPNLYQTGSPGYPPGYTPAGTPYKVPPTQSNGAPPPYTPTPTPYPTAMYPIRSAYPQQNIYAQGAYYTQPVYAAQPHVIHHTTVVQPNSIPSTALYPAPVPVPAPRNNGMAAMGMVAGTTMAMSAGTLLTTPQHPPIGAHPVTVPTYRPQGTPGYSYVPPHW
- the fam168a gene encoding protein FAM168A isoform X2; this translates as MNPVYSPVQPGTPYGNPKNMAFTGYPGGYPATAPTYTPNLYQTGSPGYPPGYTPAGTPYKVPPTQSNGAPPPYTPTPTPYPTAMYPIRSAYPQQNIYAQGAYYTQPVYAAQPHVIHHTTVVQPNSIPSTALYPAPVPVPAPRNNGMAAMGMVAGTTMAMSAGTLLTTPQHPPIGAHPVTVPTYRPQGTPGYSYVPPHW